In Actinoplanes octamycinicus, the genomic window GACACCCGCAGTTTGGCGTCGAGGTTGGACAGCGGCTCGTCGAGCAGGAAGACCCGCGGTTTGCGGACCAGGGCCCGGCCCATGGCGACGCGCTGGCGCTGACCGCCGGAGAGGGCCTTGGGCCGGCGGTCGAGCAGGTCCTCCAGGCCGAGCAGGTGGGCGGTCTCCTCGACTTGCGAGCGGATCTGCGGTTTCTCGACCCGGCGCAGCTTCAGCGCGAAGGCCATGTTGTCCTGCACGGTCATGTGCGGGTAGAGCGCGTAGTTCTGGAACACCATGGCGATGTCCCGATCCTTGGGCGCCCAGTCGGTCACCTGCTGGTCGTCGATGTAGACATCCCCGCCGCTGGTCTGTTCCAGCCCGGCGATCATCCGCAGGATCGTCGACTTGCCGCAGCCGGACGGCCCGACGAGGACGAGGAATTCACCATCGCCGATGGTGAGACTGACGTCGTCGACAGCGACGGAATTGCCCGGGAAGACCTTGGTGAGATGTGCCAGCCGCACGACGGACATACCGCCACCTCCCCTTTCACGGTTCGCCATTCCAGCGTCACCACACGGCCGTGACAACGAACAGAGTCGATCGGCCTGCGGCGTCGGGACCGCACGACGCGGCACAGTCCCGCGCTTCCCTGTGGCGTCTCGACCCGGCAGGATGGGACCCGTGGCCCTGGCCGGCGGCCACCGCCGGCGCGACGCTGAAAGTGAGCGTCCGGACGCGAAGGCCGTGATGACGATGACCAGTACACCGCTCATCAGCGATCCCGACGGCGCCGATGCGCTGGCCTCCGATGGTGGCATCGTCACCATCCGGCCGGTCCGGCCCGGCGACCGCGGAGCGCTGGCCAGACTCTATGCCGGCGCGTCCCGGGAGAACCTGCTGTTGCGGTTCTTCATCGTGCCGGGGCGGCTGACGATCGCCGCCGAGCTGGACTCGCTGTGCCGGCAGGAGACCAGGGACCGGCTGGCGGTCGTCGCGTGGCAGGCGGGCGAGCTGATCGGGGTCGCCGCCTGCGTCCGGCTGGATCGGCACAGCCGGATGGCGGAGATCGCGGCGTTCGTCGCCGACGACCACCACGGCCGGGGCATCGGCACCCTGCTGCTGGAGCACCTGGCCGCCCGAGCCCGGCTGGCCGGCATCACCGACTTCGTCGGCGAGATGCTGCCCGGCAACACCGATGTGCTGCGGATGGTCCACGATTTCCACGAGCACACGCACACCCAGACCCGGGTCGGATACATCGACCTGAACATCGATCTGACCGATCAGCACGCCTTCGAACGGGCCGTCGACGCGCGGGACCGGGTGGCCGAGCAGGCTTCGCTGCGCCCGCTGCTGGCGCCCCGCTCGGTGGCGGTGATCGGCGCCGGGCAGCGACACGGCACCGCGGGCCACGAGACGCTGCGAGCCCTGCGCGACTACGGTTTCGCCGGCCGGCTGTACGCGATCAACCCGACCGGCCGGCCGGTCTGCGGCCTCCCTTCCCATCGCAGCATCGGCGACCTGCCGGAAGCAGTCGACCTGGCGGTCATCGCGGTGCGTGCCGAGCTGGTGGCCGGCGCTCTCAAGGAGGCCGGTCAACGCGGGGTCCGGGCCGCGGTCGTGCTCAGCAAGGGGTTCGGCGCGTCCGGCCCGGTCAGCAAGCAGCGCCGGGCCGACGTCCTGCGGATCGCCCGTGAGCACGGCATGCGGCTGGTCGGCCCGAGCAGCATCGGGGTGCTCGGCACCGAGCCGCAGCTACGGCTCAACGCCTGCCTCTCGCCGATCCGCCCGCCCGGTGGCGGGCTCGCGGTCGCCTCGCAGTCGGGGACGGTCGGCATCGCCCTGCTGGCGAACGCCGCCCGCACCGGCTGCGGCGTCTCCAGTTTCGTGTCGCTGGGCGAGAAGCTCGACGTCAGCGGCAATGACCTGATCGCTTATTGGTACGACGACCCGGCCACCAAGGCGGTCGCGCTGTACCTGGAGTCCTTCGGCAACCCGCGCCGGTTCGCCCGCACCGTCCGGGCGCTCGGGCGTCGTAAGCCGGTCCTGGCGTTGGAGAGTGGGCGATCGCTTGCCACCCGGCACGCCGGGGCGGCCTCGCCGGACCTGATGGACGCCCTGTTCACTCAGGCGGGCGTCATCCGGGTCACCGGCATCGACGAGATGCTGGACAGCGCGCGCATGTTGATCGATCAGCCGGCCCCGGCCGGGGCCCGGATGGCGATCGTCGGCAACGGCGGCGGACTGACCGCGCTGGCCGCGGACCACGCCGTGGCCGGCGGATTCACCCTGGTCTCGTTGAGCCGCGACACCCGCCGCCAGCTGCCGCGTGGCCGGGACAACCCGGTGGACCTCGGCATCGAGGCCACCCCGGCGACGATCGCGGCGGCCGCCGAGACCATCGCGAACAGCGGCGAGGCCGACATCCTGCTTCTCATGATCGTCGGTACCCGGGCCAACTGCTCGGTGGGGACGATGGCCGCGCTCGCCGAGGTGGTCGACAACCATCCCGACGTCACCATCGCGGCCGTGCTGACCGGCAGCAACGACGACATCCAGCGGTTCGGGGCGCGAGGCGCGCCGGTCTTCCCGCAGCCGGAGACGGCGATCCGGGCACTGGCGCACGCTCATCGGTACGCGCGATGGCAGCGACAGCCGTTGGGCCGGCGGCCCGAGCTGCCCGGGATCCAGCCGGCGCGGGCGCAGGCTCTGATCGGGCAGGCGCTGGCCACCGGTCCCGGCTGGCTGCCGCGGATCCGGGTCGCGGCGGTGCTGCGGGCGTACGGCATCTCCATCATGCCGATGTCCGCGGCCCGGACCGGAGTGGACGCGGTCGCGATCGCCGAGCGCCTCGGCTTCCCGGTGGTGCTCCGGTCCGCCGCCCCGGCCACGGCGCGCGGACCGGTGGTGCG contains:
- a CDS encoding bifunctional acetate--CoA ligase family protein/GNAT family N-acetyltransferase, whose protein sequence is MTSTPLISDPDGADALASDGGIVTIRPVRPGDRGALARLYAGASRENLLLRFFIVPGRLTIAAELDSLCRQETRDRLAVVAWQAGELIGVAACVRLDRHSRMAEIAAFVADDHHGRGIGTLLLEHLAARARLAGITDFVGEMLPGNTDVLRMVHDFHEHTHTQTRVGYIDLNIDLTDQHAFERAVDARDRVAEQASLRPLLAPRSVAVIGAGQRHGTAGHETLRALRDYGFAGRLYAINPTGRPVCGLPSHRSIGDLPEAVDLAVIAVRAELVAGALKEAGQRGVRAAVVLSKGFGASGPVSKQRRADVLRIAREHGMRLVGPSSIGVLGTEPQLRLNACLSPIRPPGGGLAVASQSGTVGIALLANAARTGCGVSSFVSLGEKLDVSGNDLIAYWYDDPATKAVALYLESFGNPRRFARTVRALGRRKPVLALESGRSLATRHAGAASPDLMDALFTQAGVIRVTGIDEMLDSARMLIDQPAPAGARMAIVGNGGGLTALAADHAVAGGFTLVSLSRDTRRQLPRGRDNPVDLGIEATPATIAAAAETIANSGEADILLLMIVGTRANCSVGTMAALAEVVDNHPDVTIAAVLTGSNDDIQRFGARGAPVFPQPETAIRALAHAHRYARWQRQPLGRRPELPGIQPARAQALIGQALATGPGWLPRIRVAAVLRAYGISIMPMSAARTGVDAVAIAERLGFPVVLRSAAPATARGPVVRRDLSSAAAVRDAFDAVVADSPGPAGVLLQRQITAPVELTAGIRHDSLFGSLVRLGLSGGWTAHTVRLVPLTDLDAGRMWRDLPAGSLSGGLRKPPRFEPADLEDLLLRLGRLAEDHPEIAELDLAPVFAGPDGLLIGDARIRLAETGAEPDATLRRLSPVALPGVPARPERGTSDPVRGNRAAS